In the genome of Hippoglossus hippoglossus isolate fHipHip1 chromosome 12, fHipHip1.pri, whole genome shotgun sequence, one region contains:
- the kcmf1 gene encoding E3 ubiquitin-protein ligase KCMF1, whose product MSRHEGVSCDACLKGNFRGRRFKCLICYDYDLCASCYESGATTTRHTTEHPMQCILTRVDYDLYYGGDTFSVEQPQSFTCPYCGKMGYTETSLQEHVTSEHAETSTEVICPICAALPGGDPNHVTDDFTAHLTLEHRAPRDLDESSSVRHVRRMFHPGRGLGGPRARRTNMHFTSGSTGGLSSSSSQSSTYTPSNREAMDPIAELLSQLSGVRRAAGGQINSSGPSASQLQQLQMQLQLERQQAQAARQQVETGRHPTRRSNNPGNTGSTIPPPSTATANSAAVGENNPSSSSHSSQFLLARLNEPKMSEAERQFLEGERADRSLFVQELLLSTLMHEESSSSDEEERRDFGDFGAMGCVDIMPLDVALENLQLRERSFAGKEPPPPPL is encoded by the exons GTGTGAGCTGTGACGCGTGTTTGAAAGGGAACTTCAGAGGACGACGGTTCAAGTGTTTAATTTGCTACGACTACGACCTGTGCGCGTCGTGCTACGAGAGCGGAGCCACAACAACGAGACACACCACAGAGCACCCCATGCAGTGTATATTAACCAGGGTAGACTATG ACTTGTATTATGGAGGAGACACTTTTTCAGTAGAGCAACCGCAGTCGTTCACGTGTCCTTACTGTGGCAAGATGGGCTACACGGAGACGTCCCTACAGGAGCATGTCACCTCAGAGCATGCAGAGACTTCCACAGAGGTG aTCTGTCCAATATGTGCTGCCTTGCCAGGAGGTGACCCGAACCACGTCACAGATGACTTCACAGCTCACCTCACACTCGAACACAGAGCGCCAAGAGATTTA GATGAGTCCAGCAGTGTTCGACATGTACGTAGGATGTTCCACCCTGGCAGAGGACTGGGTGGTCCCAGAGCACGACGCACAAATATGCACTTTACTAGTGGCTCCACAGGAGGACtatcatcctcctcatcacagAGCTCCACATACACCCCCAGTAACAGAGAGGCAATGGACCCCATCGCAG agttgttgtctcagctgtcaggTGTGCGGCGTGCGGCAGGGGGGCAAATAAACTCGTCAGGGCCTTCGGCctcccagctccagcagcttcagATGCAGCTGCAGTTGGAGCGGCAGCAGGCACAGGCGGCGCGGCAGCAAGTGGAGACGGGCCGCCACCCGACACGACGCAGCAACAACCCGGGCAACACTGgctccaccatccctccacctaGCACAGCAACTGCCAATTCTGCCGCAGTGGGTGAAAACAATCCTTCGTCCTCGTCCCACAGCTCCCAGTTCCTATTAGCACG GTTGAATGAACCTAAGATGTCCGAAGCAGAGCGGCAGTTTCTAGAAGGAGAGCGCGCGGACCGCAGCCTGTTcgtgcaggagctgctgctgtcgaCGCTGATGCACGAGGAGAGCTCCTCTTCTGACGAGGAAGAGCGCCGGGACTTCGGAGACTTCGGGGCCATGGGCTGCGTGGATATCATGCCTTTAGATGTGGCGCTGGAGAACCTCCAGCTCAGAGAGCGCAGCTTCGCGGGGAAGGAGCCTCCGCCGCCTCCTCTTTGA